AAATCGTATCCGGATCGACTGTCAGTCCCGTTGCCGATTTGAGCCAGTCGGCAAATCGCCTCTTTGCGTTTCCTTTTGCCTCCATGATTTTGTTACAAAAACCCTTGTCATCAGCGAGGGGGACAAGCATTTTTAGTTGACTAAGGTCAGTGATCCAGCTATCACCGATGGCTTCGGTAATCGTTCCGGTGAGCTCAGGGTTTGCGAGCAGCAGCCACCGTCGAGGCGTGACGCCGTTCGTCTTGTTGTTGAAACGCTCCGGGAACATATCCGCCAGATCCTTGACCGTCTGGGTGCGGAGAAGCTCCGAATGGATGGCGGCAACACCATTGGTGCTATGGGTGCCCACAATCGCCAGGTTGGCCATGCGAATTTTCTGTTCCGGTCCTTCCTCAACGATACTGACCCGTTGAATCAGACCATCATTTCCAGGAAAGCGGACCTTGGCCTCATCAAGGAGGCGATGGTTGATTTCATGGATAATCTCCAGAAGGCGAGGCTGCATAATGTCAAACCATTCGTGGGGCCATTTTTCGAGGGCTTCAGGCAACAGGGTGTGGTTTGTATATGCCAAAGTCCGTTTGGTGATATCCCACGCCTCGTCCCATCCAAGGCAGGCATCGTCGAGGAGTATGCGCATCAGCTCAGGGACAGCCATGGATGGGTGGGTATCATTGAGCTGGATGGCAACCTTTTCAGGCAGGGCGGTCCAATCTGTGTTAGTGCGCCGGAACCGTCGTATGAGGTCTGCAAGGGAGCATGCTACGAGGAAATATTCCTGTACAAAGCGCAGTCCCTGTCCCATACTGGTGGAATCGTCAGGATAAAGCACCCGGGTAAGGGATTCGCTCGCAAGGGTGCCAGCCAAAGCAGCAACAAAATCGCCGCTGCTGAATGCCTGAAAATCAAAGTAATCAGGCGCTGCGGCGGCCCAGAGTCGCAGCGTATTTACAGTCTTACCGCCGTAACCAACTACAGGGCGGTCAAAGGGCATACCAAGGAGAGTGGCTGGACGGCCTACGACTGCCCGCAGACTCCCCCCGCTTATTTCGAAGGAGGAATTGAGCTTAACTTCCACCACCCACTCCGGGCGCGCCACCTCCCAGGGGTCCGGGCTGCGGAGCCAGTTGTCGGGCTGCTCACGCTGCCAACCATTCTCAATAGTCTGCCTGAAGATACCATACTCGTAACGGAGTCCGTAGCCCATGGCAGGAAGATGCATAGAGGCCATGGAGTCGAGGAAACATGCTGCCAGCCGTCCGAGTCCGCCGTTACCC
This window of the Pseudomonadota bacterium genome carries:
- a CDS encoding glycogen/starch/alpha-glucan phosphorylase, which translates into the protein MAELIKQYGCGPVQFTGRDGLYERHLIFDNVIKESATGPRERFEAAARSVRDILSQRWIATGGMYEQHNVKRIYYLSMEFLMGRSLANNVTNMLLSSLVEQNPDDGKIGWIDLLEQEPDAGLGNGGLGRLAACFLDSMASMHLPAMGYGLRYEYGIFRQTIENGWQREQPDNWLRSPDPWEVARPEWVVEVKLNSSFEISGGSLRAVVGRPATLLGMPFDRPVVGYGGKTVNTLRLWAAAAPDYFDFQAFSSGDFVAALAGTLASESLTRVLYPDDSTSMGQGLRFVQEYFLVACSLADLIRRFRRTNTDWTALPEKVAIQLNDTHPSMAVPELMRILLDDACLGWDEAWDITKRTLAYTNHTLLPEALEKWPHEWFDIMQPRLLEIIHEINHRLLDEAKVRFPGNDGLIQRVSIVEEGPEQKIRMANLAIVGTHSTNGVAAIHSELLRTQTVKDLADMFPERFNNKTNGVTPRRWLLLANPELTGTITEAIGDSWITDLSQLKMLVPLADDKGFCNKIMEAKGNAKRRFADWLKSATGLTVDPDTIFDCQIKRIHEYKRQMLNALRIVVLYNRLRENPDLDITPRTFFFAGKAAPAYNLAKLIIKFINNLAGTIEGDPLMRNRLKVLFLPDYCVSLAERLIPASDVSNQISTAGFEASGTSNMKFMMNGALTIGTRDGATIEMAEEAGEENFFLFGLTAEQVVDSRSWYNPYWHYNNEPETRAALDLISGDHFSRYEPGVFAPLCDTLLRNGDHYMHLADLKSYLEADWRICKLYGDRQGWARKVVLNIGSSGRFSSDRTIAEYASEIWHVAPCPIP